In Beutenbergia cavernae DSM 12333, the DNA window CGCGGCGCGGATGTCCCCGTTCACGCTGACGAAGTCGCTGACGGACGACGACGTCGCTCGCCTCACGGACGCGACCCGCCAGGTGCTCGACGCCGCCGTCGCGGCCGCGAGCGGGAAGCCGGCGGCCGAGCTCAAGGACGCGAAGCGCCGAGGCATGGCCGTCCACGGGCGGACCGGCGAGACGTGCCCGGTGTGCGGCGACGTCGTCCGCGAGGTCTCCTTCGCGGACCGCAGCCTGCAGTACTGCGCCACGTGCCAGACCGGCGGCGTGCCCCTGGCGGACCGCAGGATGTCGAAGCTCCTGCGCTAGCGGGTCGGTCCGCCGCCGCCCGCCGCCGTGTCATCCGCTGCGGAGCCTTCCTCGTCTCTCCGCAACGGATGACACGGGCGGGTCGGGCCGGGCTACTGCCCGCCGAGGCCGGTCGTCGCCACGCCGCGCACGATCTGCCGCTGGAACAGCATGAACACCACGAGCAGCGGGAGCGCCGCGAGCATCGCGGAGGCCATCGTGCGGGCGTACTGCAGCCCGTACGTCTCGGTGACGGTCGCGATGCCCACCGGGATCGTCATGAGCGCCGAGTCGGTCGTCACGATGAACGGCCACAGGAAGTTGTTCCACGCGCCGATGAACGTGAAGATCGCGACGGCCACGAGGATGGACTTCGACAGCGGGACGGCGATCGTGAAGAACGTCCGCCACGGTCCCGCGCCGTCCACGCGGGCGGCGTCGAGCAGCTCGCTGGGGATGCCGTCGAAGAACTTCTTGAGGATGAACACCATCACGGGCGCCACGACCTGCGGGAGGATGATGCCCGCGTACGTGTCGACCATCTGGAAGGCCAGCATCTGCTGGAACAGGGGCACGATGAGGATCTGCCCCGGCACCATGATCGACGCCACGGTGAGCGCCAGAGCGAACGCCCGCCCACGGAACATGGTGCGGGAGAACGCGTAGCCGGCCATCGCGGAGACGACCACGGTGATCAGTGTGACGAGCACCGCGGTGATGACCGAGTTCAGCATCCAGATCGGCAGGTCGCCCTTCGTCAGGACGTTGGTGTACGCCTGGAGCGACCACCCGCTCGCGGGCCAGACCGTGGCCGCGCTGGCGGCGTCCTGCTCGGTCTTGAACGACGTGATGATCGCCCAGGCGAACGGCAGGAGCCAGACGAGCGTCATGAGCACGAGCGCGATGACGGCCAGTGTCCGGGCGGACGCGCTGGACCCGAGCAGGAGTCGGGTCGCGCGGCGGTTGTCCGCGCCGCGGATCGCGCGACGTGTCGCGACCTCGGGCAGGACGAGCGATGCGGTCGCCATGTCAGGCCTCCTTCCGTCGGTTGAACAGCTGGATGAGCGACAGCACGATGATCAGCGCGAAGAAGATGTACGAGATCGCCGAGGCGTAGCCCAGCCGGTAGTTCACGAAGCCGGTGTCGTAGATGTAGAGCAGCGTGGAGCGGGTGGTTCCCGCCGGACCGCCGCCGGTGAGCAGGTAGATCTGGTCGAAGACCTTGAGCGAGGCCAGGACCTGCAGGATCAGCACGAGCCACGTGGTCCGGCCGAGCTGCGGGATGGTCACGGAGAAGAGACGCCGCCAGGCGCCCGCGCCGTCGATCGCCGCCGCCTCGTACAGGTGCTCCGGGATCGCCTGCAGCGCGGCGAGGTACAGCAGGAAGTTGAAGCCGACCGTCCACCAGACGGTGACGAGGGCGATCGACCACATCGCGAACCGCTCGTCGGTCAGCCATCCGACGGGATCCAGTCCCAGGTTGCCGAGCCAGGTGTTGAACAGCCCCAGGTCCGGCTGGAACATCCAGCCCCACACCTGCGTCACCACGGCGACGGGCAGGAGGAACGACGCGAAGAACGCGAATCGCCACAGCCACTGGCCCGGGAGCCCGGTGAACACCAGCAGCGCCATGACGAGGGCGACGATCACCAGGGGGATCGTGCTGATGACCGTGAAGAAGACGGTCTGCCAGAGCGTCTGCCAGACCTGCGCGTCCCCGAACGCCTCGATGTAGTTCTCGAGGCCGACGAGCCCGGGGTTCGTGCCGATCAGCGTGCGGTCCGTGAAGCTCATCCAGAGGCCGTACACGATCGGCCAGATCAGGAAGAGCAGGAAGACGATCGCGAACGGGGCCAGGAACCAGTACCCGCTCAGTCCGCTGTGGAGGCGCTGGGCGCGGCGCTCGGCCTCACGTTCGGCCCGACGGCGGGACTTGCGGACGTCGGCGGAGGGCGGTACGGCGGCTGTGGAAGTGGTGGCGCTCATGTGTCTCTCCTTCCTACGCCGGTGCCGGCGTCGCGAGGAACGTGTTCATCTCGCGGATCATGGTGTCGACGGAGTCGCGGGCGCTTCCCAGCCCCTGGAGCG includes these proteins:
- a CDS encoding carbohydrate ABC transporter permease, whose protein sequence is MATASLVLPEVATRRAIRGADNRRATRLLLGSSASARTLAVIALVLMTLVWLLPFAWAIITSFKTEQDAASAATVWPASGWSLQAYTNVLTKGDLPIWMLNSVITAVLVTLITVVVSAMAGYAFSRTMFRGRAFALALTVASIMVPGQILIVPLFQQMLAFQMVDTYAGIILPQVVAPVMVFILKKFFDGIPSELLDAARVDGAGPWRTFFTIAVPLSKSILVAVAIFTFIGAWNNFLWPFIVTTDSALMTIPVGIATVTETYGLQYARTMASAMLAALPLLVVFMLFQRQIVRGVATTGLGGQ
- a CDS encoding carbohydrate ABC transporter permease; translation: MSATTSTAAVPPSADVRKSRRRAEREAERRAQRLHSGLSGYWFLAPFAIVFLLFLIWPIVYGLWMSFTDRTLIGTNPGLVGLENYIEAFGDAQVWQTLWQTVFFTVISTIPLVIVALVMALLVFTGLPGQWLWRFAFFASFLLPVAVVTQVWGWMFQPDLGLFNTWLGNLGLDPVGWLTDERFAMWSIALVTVWWTVGFNFLLYLAALQAIPEHLYEAAAIDGAGAWRRLFSVTIPQLGRTTWLVLILQVLASLKVFDQIYLLTGGGPAGTTRSTLLYIYDTGFVNYRLGYASAISYIFFALIIVLSLIQLFNRRKEA